The following coding sequences are from one Culex quinquefasciatus strain JHB chromosome 1, VPISU_Cqui_1.0_pri_paternal, whole genome shotgun sequence window:
- the LOC6040796 gene encoding LOW QUALITY PROTEIN: heparan sulfate glucosamine 3-O-sulfotransferase 3B1 (The sequence of the model RefSeq protein was modified relative to this genomic sequence to represent the inferred CDS: inserted 2 bases in 1 codon), with product MVYKWYANLSNRTIAITIVVCICMLYVSYTFNTCLISSINKTWKKAHTSITTMTTPTEETEAPQIKILGSIVRIVPLTDDSSGFEAKGMLNASDGSPKYRFLRQQGLRPSRHLPDALIIGVKKSGTRALLEFIRLHPDVRAAGCEVHFFDRHYAKGLHWYRHHMPPTIEGQITMEKTPSYFITKEAPKRVYHMNPSTKLLVVVRDPVTRAISDYTQARSKKKDMKRFEELAFLNGTSGGVVDTNWGPVKIGVYAKHLERWLEYFPXSQLIFVSGERLIADPAVEIGRVQDFLGLKRVVNEKHFYFNSTKGFPCLLKSEERSSPHCLGKTKGRNHPKIESQAIERLREFYRPFNLKFYQLTGINFGWP from the exons ATGGTGTACAAATGGTATGCCAATCTGAGTAATCGTACGATCGCGATTACCATCGTCGTCTGTATTTGTATGCTGTACGTGTCCTATACGTTCAACACATGCCTAATATCGAGCATCAACAAAACGTGGAAGAAG GCTCACACGAGCATCACCACAATGACCACACCAACGGAGGAGACCGAGGCGCCCCAGATCAAAATCCTGGGCTCGATCGTACGGATCGTCCCTCTGACGGACGATAGCAGCGGCTTCGAGGCCAAAGGTATGCTGAACGCCTCGGACGGATCGCCAAAGTACCGGTTTCTGCGGCAACAGGGTTTACGACCATCGCGACACCTACCGGATGCGCTGATCATCGGCGTCAAAAAGTCCGGAACGCGGGCCCTGCTGGAGTTTATCCGACTTCATCCGGATGTCCGGGCAGCGGGTTGTGAGGTTCACTTCTTCGATCGTCACTACGCCAAAGGGTTACACTGGTACCGCCATCACATGCCACCCACGATAGAAGGTCAAATCACGATGGAGAAAACGCCCAGCTATTTCATAACTAAAGAAGCCCCGAAACGGGTCTACCACATGAACCCCAGCACAAAGCTGCTGGTAGTGGTCCGGGATCCGGTAACCCGCGCAATCTCCGACTACACCCAAGCCCGTAGCAAGAAGAAAGACATGAAACGGTTTGAAGAGCTGGCCTTTCTCAACGGAACCTCCGGCGGGGTCGTCGACACCAACTGGGGACCCGTCAAGATCGGAGTCTACGCCAAACATCTCGAGCGATGGCTCGAGTACTTCCC TTCCCAGCTAATCTTCGTCAGTGGTGAGCGCCTGATCGCTGACCCAGCCGTCGAGATCGGCCGCGTCCAGGACTTCCTCGGCCTCAAGCGGGTCGTCAACGAGAAGCACTTTTACTTCAACTCCACTAAGGGCTTCCCCTGTCTGCTCAAATCTGAGGAACGATCCTCGCCGCACTGCTTAGGCAAGACCAAAGGTCGCAATCACCCCAAAATAGAATCCCAAGCCATCGAGCGACTCCGCGAGTTCTACCGGCCGTTCAACCTCAAGTTCTACCAGCTGACCGGCATAAACTTTGGGTGGCCCTGA